In Actinomycetota bacterium, one DNA window encodes the following:
- a CDS encoding ABC transporter substrate-binding protein yields MNGNLDRRRFVQLAALAGAAALAGCRTSSPLGNRQPIRLGYISPQSGPLFAFGEADSFVVENAKGAFKDGLEIGGRAHPVEILVRDSQSNPERAGEVARDLIASDQVDLMLVSSTPETTNPVADACEAAGMPCISTVTPYQPWYLARNPRPDPAKPKPYQWTWHFFWGLEDIIGVFADMWSQVDNNHVVGGLWPNDGDGRAWSVGFPKVLRNQAYEIVDPGRYQNEKNSFAAEIEKFKAEGAEIVTGVPLPPDFATFWLQAADRDYRPKIASVGKALLFPSFIEAMGSSAEGVSTEVWWSPRHPFTSSLTGASAGQLATDYQNQTGRQWIQPIGFVHALFEVAASVLQRAGDVGDKQALADAIKATSMGTIVGTVDWTRTQADFPNVSRTPLVGGQWRRGGSRPFELEIVSNNVHPEIPATSRLQPIS; encoded by the coding sequence ATGAACGGCAACCTCGACCGCCGCCGGTTCGTGCAGCTCGCCGCCTTGGCGGGCGCGGCCGCGCTGGCCGGCTGCCGCACCTCGTCCCCCCTCGGCAACCGCCAGCCGATCAGGCTCGGCTACATCTCCCCCCAGAGCGGCCCCCTGTTCGCCTTCGGCGAGGCCGACAGCTTCGTCGTCGAGAACGCCAAGGGCGCGTTCAAGGACGGCCTGGAGATCGGCGGGCGCGCCCACCCGGTGGAGATCCTGGTCCGCGACAGCCAGTCCAACCCGGAACGGGCCGGTGAGGTGGCCCGCGACCTGATCGCCAGCGACCAGGTCGACCTGATGCTGGTCTCCTCCACCCCCGAGACCACCAACCCGGTGGCCGACGCCTGCGAGGCCGCCGGGATGCCCTGCATCTCCACCGTCACCCCCTACCAGCCCTGGTACCTGGCCCGGAACCCGCGCCCCGACCCCGCCAAGCCCAAGCCCTACCAGTGGACCTGGCATTTCTTCTGGGGCTTGGAGGACATCATCGGGGTGTTCGCCGACATGTGGAGCCAGGTCGACAACAACCACGTCGTGGGCGGGCTGTGGCCCAACGACGGCGACGGCCGGGCCTGGAGCGTCGGCTTCCCCAAGGTGCTCCGCAACCAGGCCTACGAGATCGTCGACCCCGGCCGCTACCAGAACGAGAAGAACAGCTTCGCCGCCGAGATCGAGAAGTTCAAGGCCGAAGGGGCCGAGATCGTCACCGGGGTGCCGCTGCCCCCCGACTTCGCCACGTTCTGGCTGCAGGCGGCCGACCGGGACTACCGGCCCAAGATCGCCTCGGTCGGCAAGGCGCTGCTGTTCCCCTCCTTCATCGAGGCCATGGGCAGCAGCGCCGAGGGCGTATCCACCGAGGTCTGGTGGAGCCCCCGGCACCCGTTCACCTCCTCGCTGACCGGGGCCAGCGCCGGCCAGCTGGCCACCGACTACCAGAACCAGACGGGCCGCCAGTGGATCCAGCCCATCGGCTTCGTCCACGCCCTGTTCGAGGTGGCGGCGTCGGTGCTCCAGCGGGCCGGCGACGTCGGCGACAAGCAGGCCCTGGCCGACGCCATCAAGGCCACCAGCATGGGCACGATCGTCGGCACCGTCGACTGGACCCGCACCCAGGCCGACTTCCCCAACGTCTCCCGGACCCCGCTGGTCGGGGGCCAGTGGCGCCGGGGCGGCAGCCGGCCGTTCGAGCTCGAGATCGTCT
- a CDS encoding maleylacetate reductase: MPPFTYDALPGRVVFGVGAADRLGEEVDRLGARRVLAIAGKRAVDGLVERLGGRWAASFTDVQQHVPVEAAARAVAAAAAAGADCLVAMGGGSATGMAKAVALEHEAPIVAVPTTYAGSEVTPIYGLTGPEGKRTGRDPRVLPRTVLYDPALTTGLPPEVTGPSGMNALAHCVEALYAPGANPVTALLATEGARVLARGLPVAVTDPADLAARSDALLGAWLAGAALAAAGVGIHHQLCHLLGGAYRLPHAELHAVMLPHAVRFVAPAARPQLARLAGGLGTDDVAGGIWDLGRRLGTPASLAELGLAEAELDRAAELAVAKVVQTPRRAGISELRGLLEDAWQGRRPPPT, encoded by the coding sequence ATGCCCCCCTTCACCTACGACGCGCTGCCGGGTCGGGTGGTGTTCGGCGTCGGCGCGGCCGACCGCCTGGGCGAGGAGGTCGACCGGCTCGGGGCCCGGCGGGTGCTGGCCATCGCCGGCAAGCGGGCCGTGGACGGGCTGGTGGAGCGGCTCGGCGGCCGCTGGGCGGCCAGCTTCACCGACGTCCAGCAGCACGTCCCGGTGGAGGCGGCCGCCCGGGCGGTGGCCGCGGCCGCCGCGGCGGGCGCCGACTGCCTGGTCGCCATGGGCGGCGGGTCGGCCACCGGCATGGCCAAGGCGGTGGCGCTGGAGCACGAGGCCCCGATCGTGGCCGTGCCCACCACCTACGCCGGCTCCGAGGTGACCCCCATCTACGGGCTCACCGGCCCCGAGGGCAAGCGCACCGGCCGCGACCCGCGGGTCCTGCCCCGCACCGTCCTCTACGACCCGGCCCTGACCACCGGCCTGCCGCCCGAGGTGACGGGGCCGAGCGGCATGAACGCCCTCGCCCACTGCGTCGAGGCCCTGTACGCGCCCGGGGCCAACCCGGTCACCGCCCTGCTGGCCACCGAGGGGGCCAGGGTCCTGGCCCGCGGGCTGCCCGTGGCCGTCACCGACCCGGCCGACCTGGCCGCCCGGTCCGACGCCCTGCTGGGGGCCTGGCTGGCCGGGGCCGCCCTGGCCGCCGCCGGGGTCGGCATCCACCACCAGCTCTGCCATCTGCTGGGCGGCGCCTACCGGCTGCCCCACGCCGAGCTGCACGCGGTCATGCTCCCCCACGCCGTCCGCTTCGTCGCCCCGGCCGCCCGCCCCCAGCTGGCCAGGCTGGCCGGCGGCCTCGGCACCGACGACGTCGCCGGCGGAATCTGGGACCTGGGCCGGCGGCTGGGCACGCCGGCCAGCCTGGCCGAGCTCGGCCTGGCCGAGGCCGAGCTCGACCGGGCGGCCGAGCTGGCCGTGGCCAAGGTCGTCCAGACGCCGCGGCGGGCCGGGATCAGCGAGCTCCGGGGCCTGCTCGAGGACGCCTGGCAGGGACGCCGGCCGCCGCCGACCTGA
- a CDS encoding aldehyde dehydrogenase family protein gives MAGVAGPTRLFIGGEFTDAADGATIPVTSPHDGGHLAEVAEAREADVDRAVAAARSAFPAWAATPAAERGRLLLKLADAVEARAEELARLESADTGHPIRDSSRLDVPRTAATFRYFGGMADKFEGSVIPVEQGFLNYVVREPVGVVGQIVPWNFPLMFCSWKMGPALAAGNTVVLKPAELTPLTSLRVAELMAEVGFPPGVVNVVPGYGHVAGAALAAHPDVQKVSFTGSTEVGRRIVEASAGNLKRLQLELGGKGANIVFADADVAAAVNGSAFAIFHNQGQACIAGSRLILEEPIAEEFQERFLALARSIRLGDPLDPATEMGPLTSPEHRDRVLAYVKVARDEGGEVLCGGRVPDDPALARGCYVEPTVVRADPGARVNREEVFGPFVTVTTFSGEAEALELANAVDYGLGGGLWTRDLARAHRVARAIRSGMVWVNSYKRVSPGSPFGGVGDSGYGREMGFEAMHGYTDPKSVWVNVDADLPVWYPR, from the coding sequence ATGGCCGGCGTGGCCGGGCCGACCCGGCTGTTCATCGGGGGCGAGTTCACCGACGCCGCCGACGGGGCCACGATCCCGGTCACCAGCCCCCACGACGGCGGCCACCTGGCCGAGGTGGCCGAGGCCAGGGAGGCGGACGTCGACCGGGCGGTGGCGGCCGCCCGGTCGGCCTTTCCCGCCTGGGCCGCCACCCCGGCCGCCGAGCGGGGACGGCTGCTGCTGAAGCTGGCCGACGCCGTCGAGGCCCGGGCCGAGGAGCTGGCCCGGCTGGAGTCGGCCGACACCGGCCACCCCATCCGCGACTCGTCCCGGCTGGACGTGCCCCGCACGGCCGCCACCTTCCGCTACTTCGGCGGCATGGCCGACAAGTTCGAGGGCTCCGTCATCCCGGTCGAGCAGGGGTTCCTCAACTACGTCGTCCGCGAGCCCGTGGGGGTGGTCGGCCAGATCGTCCCCTGGAACTTCCCGCTGATGTTCTGCAGCTGGAAGATGGGGCCGGCCCTGGCCGCCGGGAACACGGTGGTGCTGAAGCCGGCCGAGCTGACCCCGCTGACCTCGCTGCGCGTGGCCGAGCTGATGGCCGAGGTCGGCTTCCCGCCCGGGGTGGTCAACGTGGTGCCCGGCTACGGCCACGTCGCCGGGGCCGCCCTGGCCGCCCACCCGGACGTGCAGAAGGTGTCGTTCACCGGCTCGACCGAGGTCGGCCGGCGGATCGTCGAGGCCTCGGCCGGCAACCTCAAGCGGCTCCAGCTCGAGCTGGGCGGCAAGGGGGCCAACATCGTCTTCGCCGACGCGGACGTGGCCGCGGCCGTCAACGGGTCGGCCTTCGCGATCTTCCACAACCAGGGCCAGGCCTGCATCGCCGGCTCCCGGCTGATCCTGGAGGAGCCGATCGCCGAGGAGTTCCAGGAGCGGTTCCTGGCCCTGGCCCGGAGCATCCGGCTGGGCGACCCGCTCGACCCGGCGACCGAGATGGGGCCGCTCACCTCCCCCGAGCACCGCGACCGGGTGCTGGCCTACGTGAAGGTGGCCCGCGACGAGGGCGGGGAGGTCCTGTGCGGCGGCCGCGTCCCCGACGACCCGGCGCTGGCCAGGGGCTGCTACGTGGAGCCGACCGTGGTCAGGGCCGACCCGGGGGCGCGGGTCAACCGCGAGGAGGTGTTCGGCCCGTTCGTGACCGTGACCACCTTCTCCGGCGAGGCCGAGGCCCTGGAGCTGGCCAACGCGGTCGACTACGGCCTCGGGGGCGGGCTGTGGACCCGCGACCTGGCCCGGGCCCACCGGGTGGCCCGGGCCATCCGGTCGGGCATGGTCTGGGTCAACAGCTACAAGCGGGTCAGCCCCGGCTCGCCGTTCGGCGGGGTGGGCGACTCCGGCTACGGCCGCGAGATGGGCTTCGAGGCCATGCACGGCTACACCGATCCCAAGTCGGTCTGGGTCAACGTGGACGCCGACCTGCCCGTCTGGTACCCGCGCTGA
- a CDS encoding hydroxyquinol 1,2-dioxygenase has product MATTEAEPTVDIRSGDPNEAGYRPFELGEFKFRRDDYFVYIEWPTGSHVMSADAFLKALQRDVAWDFFYGIVNFDGVIGTVNHYGTVDLFAGRYNDGYRKAELDHLENMPTPVIRETFKAMLDDWTNETFDPFASPDETGSAFGPKNGDNRRAITRHRVTAARMVGVKGDEQIRSDDSGFPVNRHFTDVPQDEPEIRAEEGFEDELASFNLFAYLSRSDVTWNPSVVSVCKDSLFCPTTEEYILPIIHGNDRVEWFLQLSDEIYWDVEDRDSGQIRSKVVMKPGDVAAMPADIRHQGYAPKRSMLLVWENAAGDLPELISSGKLPTYPVEL; this is encoded by the coding sequence GTGGCAACGACCGAGGCCGAGCCGACCGTCGACATCCGCTCCGGAGACCCCAACGAGGCCGGGTACCGGCCCTTCGAGCTGGGCGAGTTCAAGTTCCGCCGCGACGACTACTTCGTCTACATCGAGTGGCCGACGGGCAGCCACGTGATGAGCGCCGACGCCTTCCTCAAGGCGTTGCAGCGGGACGTGGCCTGGGACTTCTTCTACGGCATCGTCAACTTCGACGGGGTCATCGGCACCGTCAACCACTACGGCACCGTCGACCTGTTCGCCGGCCGCTACAACGACGGCTACCGCAAGGCCGAGCTCGACCACCTCGAGAACATGCCGACCCCGGTCATCCGCGAGACCTTCAAGGCCATGCTGGACGACTGGACCAACGAGACCTTCGACCCGTTCGCCAGCCCCGACGAGACCGGCTCGGCCTTCGGCCCCAAGAACGGCGACAACCGCAGGGCCATCACCCGCCACCGGGTGACGGCGGCGCGTATGGTCGGGGTCAAGGGCGACGAGCAGATCCGCAGCGACGACAGCGGGTTCCCGGTCAACCGGCACTTCACCGACGTCCCCCAGGACGAGCCGGAGATCCGGGCCGAGGAGGGCTTCGAGGACGAGCTGGCCTCGTTCAACCTGTTCGCCTACCTGTCGCGCTCCGACGTCACCTGGAACCCGTCGGTCGTCTCGGTCTGCAAGGACAGCCTGTTCTGCCCCACCACCGAGGAGTACATCCTCCCGATCATCCACGGCAACGACCGGGTGGAGTGGTTCCTGCAGCTGTCGGACGAGATCTACTGGGACGTCGAGGACCGCGACTCCGGCCAGATCCGCTCCAAGGTGGTGATGAAGCCGGGCGACGTCGCCGCCATGCCGGCCGACATCCGCCACCAGGGCTACGCCCCCAAGCGGTCGATGCTGCTGGTCTGGGAGAACGCCGCCGGCGACCTGCCCGAGCTCATCTCCAGCGGCAAGCTGCCGACGTACCCGGTCGAGCTCTAG
- a CDS encoding hydroxyquinol 1,2-dioxygenase — protein sequence MSRFTTRFGSLDNYEKGRVEVIDDEPHHYAFSNVFETASRSKPYEKVAVGKNRQYVLEAIRAEGTSDWRTCAHDEFALVMDGEVVIELAKIGDEQAPDPASEGSVTLGGEPGGPRMGEITARRGHMTLLPAGAAYRFHAEAPGVILMQTIEGPDTVFKWAEIVQTTP from the coding sequence TTGTCGCGTTTCACGACCAGGTTCGGCTCGCTGGACAACTACGAGAAGGGCCGCGTCGAGGTGATCGACGACGAGCCCCACCACTACGCCTTCTCGAACGTCTTCGAGACCGCCTCGCGGTCGAAGCCGTACGAGAAGGTGGCGGTCGGCAAGAACCGCCAGTACGTGCTTGAGGCGATCCGGGCCGAGGGCACCTCGGACTGGCGGACCTGCGCCCACGACGAGTTCGCCCTGGTCATGGACGGCGAGGTCGTGATCGAGCTGGCCAAGATCGGCGACGAGCAGGCGCCCGACCCCGCCTCGGAGGGCTCGGTCACCCTCGGCGGCGAGCCCGGCGGCCCGCGCATGGGCGAGATCACCGCCCGCCGCGGCCACATGACCCTGCTCCCCGCCGGCGCCGCCTACCGCTTCCACGCGGAGGCGCCCGGCGTGATCCTGATGCAGACCATCGAGGGACCCGACACCGTCTTCAAGTGGGCGGAGATCGTCCAGACCACCCCGTAG
- a CDS encoding VWA domain-containing protein, whose product MGQIVSTGPRSLETSLLEFFHRLREARVPVSMVEVLDAFACLAHVNLADRAQFRSALFATLVKRPEDQQAFGVLFDVCFPLTHAPRAGSPDAPDADPALQPGPATAGPPEGDATAPGAEGEWAVPNPLEASGDLLAALLDALRHDDEAALRTLAGLAVDRFGGLEAQPEASERYYLYRILRQVELYRLLAMALGDSEDADGAARHGREELARRIEDFRRLLAEQLRHRMAASVGVHQAAELYTERQLEDVDFLGANASQLRELRQAVRPLARKLASRAAQKRRLRRRGRLDVRRTVRRSLSSGGVPVDPAFRAVRASKPDLYVLADVSGSVIEFAKFTLSLLHAMNAEFAKLRSFAFVDGIDEVTGLLDEGGHRMDLRGAFARAKLVADDGHSDYGNVFRRFAERYGGDVDARTTLIVMGDARNNYREPGLEPFRDLAERSRRLYWLNPEPRAEWDTTDSIMSAYGAACDRVFEVRTLRQLTACVDEIT is encoded by the coding sequence ATGGGCCAGATTGTAAGCACGGGGCCGCGGTCGCTGGAGACCTCGCTGCTCGAGTTCTTCCACCGGCTGCGCGAGGCCAGGGTGCCGGTCTCGATGGTCGAGGTCCTGGACGCCTTCGCCTGCCTGGCCCACGTGAACCTGGCCGACCGGGCCCAGTTCCGCTCCGCCCTGTTCGCCACCCTGGTCAAGCGCCCCGAGGACCAGCAGGCCTTCGGGGTGCTGTTCGACGTCTGCTTCCCCCTCACCCACGCGCCGCGTGCCGGCTCCCCCGACGCCCCGGACGCGGACCCAGCCCTCCAGCCCGGCCCAGCGACGGCGGGCCCCCCGGAGGGGGACGCGACCGCACCCGGGGCGGAGGGGGAGTGGGCTGTCCCCAACCCCCTCGAGGCGTCCGGCGACCTGCTGGCCGCCCTGCTCGACGCCCTGCGCCACGACGACGAGGCGGCCCTGCGCACCCTGGCCGGCCTGGCCGTCGACCGCTTCGGCGGCCTGGAGGCCCAGCCGGAGGCGTCCGAGCGCTACTACCTCTACCGGATCCTGCGCCAGGTCGAGCTGTACCGGCTGCTGGCCATGGCCCTCGGCGACAGCGAGGACGCCGACGGGGCGGCACGGCACGGCCGCGAGGAGCTGGCCCGGCGGATCGAGGACTTCCGGCGCCTGCTGGCCGAGCAGCTCCGCCACCGCATGGCGGCCAGCGTCGGCGTCCACCAGGCGGCCGAGCTCTACACCGAGCGGCAGCTCGAGGACGTCGACTTCCTCGGCGCCAACGCCAGCCAGCTCCGCGAGCTGCGCCAGGCCGTCCGGCCCCTGGCCCGCAAGCTGGCCTCGCGGGCGGCCCAGAAGCGCCGGCTGCGGCGCCGCGGCCGCCTCGACGTGCGCCGCACCGTGCGCCGCTCGCTGTCGTCGGGCGGGGTCCCGGTCGACCCGGCCTTCCGGGCCGTGCGCGCCTCCAAGCCCGACCTGTACGTGCTCGCCGACGTCTCCGGCTCGGTGATCGAGTTCGCCAAGTTCACCCTGTCGCTGCTCCACGCCATGAACGCCGAGTTCGCCAAGCTGCGCAGCTTCGCCTTTGTCGACGGGATCGACGAGGTCACCGGCCTGCTCGACGAGGGCGGGCACCGCATGGACCTGCGCGGGGCGTTCGCCAGGGCCAAGCTGGTGGCCGACGACGGCCACTCCGACTACGGCAACGTGTTCCGGCGCTTCGCCGAGCGCTACGGCGGCGACGTCGACGCCCGGACCACCCTGATCGTCATGGGCGACGCCCGCAACAACTACCGCGAGCCGGGCCTGGAGCCGTTCCGGGACCTGGCCGAGCGGTCCCGCCGCCTCTACTGGCTCAATCCGGAACCGCGGGCCGAGTGGGACACCACCGACTCGATCATGAGCGCCTATGGTGCGGCCTGCGACCGCGTGTTCGAGGTGCGCACGCTGCGCCAGCTGACCGCGTGCGTGGACGAGATCACCTGA
- a CDS encoding putative quinol monooxygenase translates to MYVLIVSAKVKPEQRGTFLEAIEANAVSSVDDEPGCLRFDVVRDNDDPDHYLFYEVYRDEAAFAAHRDTEHFARWREAAEVCLSDPLEATHAAMIVNRSDR, encoded by the coding sequence ATGTACGTCTTGATCGTGTCGGCCAAGGTCAAGCCGGAGCAGCGGGGCACGTTCCTGGAGGCGATTGAGGCCAACGCCGTCAGCTCGGTCGACGACGAGCCCGGCTGCCTCCGCTTCGACGTCGTCCGCGACAACGACGACCCCGATCACTACCTCTTCTACGAGGTCTACCGGGACGAGGCCGCCTTCGCCGCCCACCGCGACACCGAGCACTTCGCCCGCTGGCGCGAGGCCGCCGAGGTCTGCCTCTCCGACCCCCTGGAGGCGACCCACGCCGCCATGATCGTCAACCGCAGCGACCGCTAG